From a single Cytophagales bacterium WSM2-2 genomic region:
- the uppS gene encoding isoprenyl transferase, which produces MRERDARQIEVKFGYFCTPVSSLKQNIDLSNLPQHIAVIMDGNGRWAKKKGAARIFGHRNAVQSVNDVTEGCGELGVKYLTLYAFSTENWGRPKEEVDGLMELLVNTLQKEIKTLLENQVKLKIIGDLSSLPKVCQMNLFEAIESTKNNTGLTLQLALSYSGRSEIAKATKKIAEQVKLGMLQPEEINEQVVEKYLETNGIPDPELLIRTSGEMRVSNFLLWQIAYTELYITPKLWPDFRKEDLYEAICAYQKRERRFGKVLTPIA; this is translated from the coding sequence TTGCGTGAGAGGGACGCCCGTCAAATTGAAGTAAAATTTGGCTACTTTTGCACCCCTGTGTCTAGTTTAAAGCAAAATATTGACCTCAGCAATTTGCCCCAGCATATAGCCGTTATCATGGACGGTAATGGAAGGTGGGCAAAAAAGAAAGGTGCTGCCCGAATTTTCGGGCACAGAAACGCTGTCCAGTCAGTTAATGACGTGACGGAAGGGTGTGGCGAACTGGGGGTTAAATACCTTACGCTTTATGCTTTTAGTACTGAAAATTGGGGCAGGCCAAAAGAGGAAGTTGATGGGTTAATGGAGCTGCTAGTGAATACGCTGCAAAAGGAAATTAAGACCCTTTTGGAAAACCAGGTGAAGCTGAAAATTATCGGGGACTTAAGCAGCCTACCAAAGGTTTGTCAAATGAATTTGTTTGAAGCGATTGAGTCAACGAAGAACAATACAGGTCTAACACTGCAGTTGGCCTTAAGCTACAGTGGAAGGTCTGAGATAGCAAAAGCGACAAAAAAAATTGCAGAGCAAGTAAAACTAGGTATGCTGCAACCTGAGGAAATAAACGAGCAAGTGGTGGAAAAATATCTCGAGACCAATGGCATCCCTGACCCTGAACTTCTCATTCGCACGAGTGGGGAAATGAGGGTTAGTAATTTTTTGCTTTGGCAAATAGCCTACACCGAGTTATACATCACCCCTAAGCTCTGGCCTGATTTCAGAAAAGAAGATCTCTATGAAGCCATCTGTGCTTACCAAAAGAGAGAACGAAGATTTGGAAAAGTGTTGACCCCAATTGCCTGA
- the nadK gene encoding NAD kinase, whose translation MRIGIHGKDFQNKSPRFILKILSALQEHKIETWVSDKFLRQVKTPHVNDFKLKIFDHNVSLRNLDFFLSIGGDGTMLESVTYVGKAEVPILGINTGRLGFLAINNREDSEAAIEALVKGNYTIDTRATLKLISSPSLFGKLNFALNDFTIIKKDTSAMITVHVFVDGQLLNSYWSDGIIVSTPTGSTGYSLSCGGPLVYPESETFIITPVSPHNLGTRPIIISDKSEITFQIEGRSKKYLVSMDSRFETIDESVKLKIKKERFHVKLIQLHGQHYFNTLRQKLNWGLDIRN comes from the coding sequence ATGCGTATCGGCATACACGGTAAAGATTTCCAGAATAAATCGCCCCGGTTTATTTTAAAAATCCTGAGCGCTCTTCAGGAACACAAAATTGAGACATGGGTATCGGACAAGTTTTTGCGACAGGTCAAAACACCTCATGTCAACGATTTTAAACTCAAGATTTTTGATCACAACGTAAGCTTACGCAACCTTGATTTCTTCCTCTCCATCGGAGGTGATGGGACTATGCTTGAATCGGTGACCTACGTAGGCAAAGCCGAAGTACCAATCCTTGGCATTAATACTGGACGACTTGGATTTCTGGCCATAAACAATCGCGAAGATTCAGAAGCGGCTATAGAGGCTTTGGTGAAAGGAAATTATACGATCGATACGCGAGCAACACTCAAGCTTATTTCTTCGCCTTCACTTTTTGGTAAGCTGAATTTCGCTTTGAATGATTTTACGATCATCAAAAAAGACACTTCCGCTATGATCACGGTCCATGTATTCGTTGATGGACAGTTGCTCAACTCCTACTGGTCAGATGGAATCATTGTTTCAACACCTACGGGTTCAACCGGTTACTCACTTAGCTGTGGAGGTCCATTGGTATATCCCGAATCGGAAACGTTTATAATAACACCGGTTAGCCCGCATAACCTGGGCACAAGACCGATAATAATCTCTGATAAATCAGAAATTACGTTCCAGATCGAAGGCAGGAGTAAAAAATATTTGGTTTCAATGGATTCTCGTTTTGAAACCATTGACGAATCGGTGAAGCTGAAGATCAAAAAGGAGCGGTTTCATGTAAAACTGATTCAACTTCACGGCCAACATTACTTTAATACCCTTCGGCAAAAGCTTAATTGGGGTCTAGACATCAGAAACTAG